A section of the Dehalococcoidia bacterium genome encodes:
- a CDS encoding cation:proton antiporter — MDQSSQAINFAILLTAALVGGMVAHRLKQPIILGYLGVGVGIGPYALGLVNDVSLVEAVATVGVALLMFTLGLEISPLQLKEAGKVGYLGGPAQIMITSGLGFVAAVLVFDWSASEAVVFGLVISLSSTMVCLKILMDRGEMDSVHGRIMVAILILQDIAAVFMVLVIPALNGETESLSSDLLLATGKAILFIGVVIILGLWILPWLLGSVGGVRSRELFLLTIIVLCLGTALGTYILGLSVSFGAFVIGLALHESKFGHRALAEIIPLRDIFAALFFVSLGMLLDPGFVVDNWWLTIQAVMLIIFIKFVAVFGIVWQFGFNKRIALLAGAGLFQIGEFGFILAQIGVNMDIISADSYSLILASALITMMLTPFGISSVSWLYSRFYPIATTGEPPAGKPAGFSNEGQVIIAGYGRVGRHLARGLRDAAIPFTVVEINPGIISDLRSNQVSCIYGDASNIHVLDRLNLAKARALVVTYPDPVAVVTTVRTALALSPNIQVLARVHRTGEANVLQRIGVSEMVSPEYEASFRLLKRLLNISGLKADERKQILSRMREKESIAKFSSTDEED, encoded by the coding sequence ATGGATCAATCCAGCCAAGCCATCAATTTTGCCATCCTGTTGACCGCCGCCCTGGTTGGCGGAATGGTCGCTCACCGGCTGAAACAGCCGATCATCCTTGGCTATCTCGGAGTCGGGGTGGGCATCGGCCCTTATGCCCTTGGCCTGGTGAACGATGTATCGCTCGTTGAGGCTGTGGCGACGGTTGGCGTGGCGCTCTTGATGTTCACGCTGGGACTGGAAATCTCGCCCCTGCAGTTGAAAGAGGCAGGGAAGGTGGGTTATCTGGGTGGCCCGGCTCAGATCATGATCACCAGTGGTCTGGGGTTTGTGGCGGCTGTGCTGGTGTTCGATTGGTCGGCATCAGAAGCGGTTGTTTTTGGATTAGTCATCTCCTTGAGCAGCACCATGGTCTGTCTCAAGATATTAATGGACCGGGGCGAGATGGATTCCGTACACGGCCGGATCATGGTGGCCATCCTTATCCTTCAAGACATCGCTGCTGTATTTATGGTGTTGGTAATACCGGCTCTCAACGGCGAGACGGAAAGCCTCTCTTCGGATTTGCTTCTGGCAACCGGCAAAGCGATACTCTTTATTGGGGTAGTGATCATCCTGGGATTATGGATACTTCCCTGGCTGCTCGGCAGTGTTGGCGGAGTTCGCTCTCGCGAGTTGTTTCTGCTGACCATTATCGTGCTGTGCCTGGGAACGGCTCTGGGCACCTATATCCTGGGGCTATCAGTATCCTTTGGCGCTTTTGTCATCGGGCTGGCGCTCCATGAATCGAAGTTCGGGCATCGGGCTCTGGCTGAAATTATCCCTCTGCGGGATATTTTTGCCGCCCTGTTTTTTGTCTCCCTCGGCATGCTGCTCGATCCCGGATTCGTGGTCGACAACTGGTGGCTGACCATCCAGGCCGTGATGCTGATCATCTTCATTAAGTTCGTGGCGGTCTTCGGCATTGTGTGGCAATTCGGCTTCAATAAAAGGATTGCTCTTTTGGCCGGCGCCGGTCTTTTCCAGATCGGGGAGTTCGGCTTTATCCTGGCACAAATCGGCGTCAATATGGATATCATCTCCGCCGACTCTTATTCTCTGATCCTGGCTAGCGCCCTGATCACCATGATGCTCACTCCCTTTGGTATCAGTTCGGTTTCATGGCTGTATTCCAGGTTCTACCCGATTGCGACGACCGGAGAGCCGCCGGCCGGGAAGCCTGCCGGGTTTTCAAACGAGGGCCAGGTGATTATCGCCGGATATGGCAGGGTGGGCAGGCATCTGGCAAGAGGCCTCAGGGATGCAGCCATCCCCTTCACCGTGGTCGAGATCAACCCCGGGATCATCTCTGATCTGCGTAGCAATCAAGTGTCCTGTATCTATGGGGATGCCAGCAATATCCATGTTCTGGATCGGCTGAACCTGGCGAAGGCCAGGGCGTTGGTGGTAACGTATCCTGATCCCGTGGCGGTGGTGACCACAGTCAGAACCGCGCTGGCCCTCAGCCCCAATATTCAAGTTCTAGCGCGGGTCCATCGCACCGGCGAAGCTAATGTGCTTCAAAGGATCGGGGTTTCAGAGATGGTAAGCCCTGAATATGAGGCCAGCTTCCGATTATTGAAAAGACTGTTGAACATCTCCGGCCTGAAAGCGGATGAGCGAAAGCAGATTCTATCCAGGATGAGAGAAAAGGAATCCATTGCCAAGTTCAGCAGTACTGACGAAGAGGACTAA
- a CDS encoding MarR family transcriptional regulator, which produces MADEHESTLSEKLANLPDDFIKLYDEMGSPTPEDVAEIRQRFHMLVGNDGPGKIAGEMVFFKMYRLLRQEEMLTMGELSEKLKIETYTATRLVSWWVEKGFAERSGDPNDRRIVRIALTENGRQFHEIMESVIMRRVLRIMGRLTTDEQITFLSLVQKIADRGGNLK; this is translated from the coding sequence ATGGCTGATGAACATGAGAGTACCTTGAGCGAGAAACTGGCCAATCTGCCGGATGACTTTATCAAGCTGTATGACGAAATGGGATCCCCCACCCCCGAGGACGTGGCAGAGATTCGGCAGCGATTTCACATGCTGGTAGGCAATGATGGACCGGGGAAAATCGCAGGCGAAATGGTTTTTTTCAAGATGTACCGCTTGCTGCGCCAGGAAGAAATGCTCACCATGGGCGAGTTGAGCGAGAAGCTCAAGATAGAAACCTACACGGCTACCCGGCTGGTCTCCTGGTGGGTGGAGAAGGGGTTTGCCGAACGTTCCGGCGATCCAAACGACCGGCGCATCGTCAGAATAGCACTGACCGAAAACGGACGTCAGTTTCACGAAATAATGGAGAGCGTAATCATGCGCAGGGTTCTGCGTATCATGGGACGGCTAACGACTGATGAACAGATTACCTTCTTGAGCCTGGTCCAGAAGATTGCCGATCGGGGTGGAAACCTCAAATAA
- a CDS encoding pyruvate formate lyase family protein, with product MVQMKSRQEQKSSRFASGERAQKLKSKRVRKSMIVSVVEGPRGPKNVYTYLPGVRICLETARLLTESYKSTEGQPEVIRRAMALDHILSNMTIYISDDELIVGNFASDPYGLPIHPELQWRDMDAVIKGDLKHMVDERGKADWEEIRNYWEGKTVDDRMLAILPAEVKKVLGPTGRTEMTWAAQWGSQKGLGSPNYQTLFDLGFNGIIKKAEDRLLQLEDEFNSGNISGDEYIDKRNNVQAMIIASKASIKFAGRYAALAREKASAEQSDERRQELLEIAEVCDWIPGNPARTLREAVQAWFLNHMVTRYIEYHGSGEGSRLDVLMNPFYQRDLEAGRITQEQAQELLECTWMKMEELGEIETSAVHRNEEGGSLYQIINIGGITEDGDDATNDMSFLILDACQSIQCIQPSIVLRYHTNINPELISRAVDMLRTGIGHPAFINDAVCIPYLVNRGIPLRDARNWASGGCLQPIIPGKAMQKTHGAAAAILLPKVFEIAMNQGKSMQTGIQLGLVTPDPTTFKSLDDMMDAYETQWRHQIAHVVKVDELTCSLYRRYHQRPLMSALTDDCIERGQDCMDEFYHDLSTIHIAGQMNVIDSMAAIKKLVFDEKTVSMAELLDAWKNSFKGKEELFKKLRKAPKFGNDDEYVDLIAREVCNRQQAVVESFHTESGCMYTIEGSTATAYFPWSLRQLATPDGRRADESFADGSISPMHGRDTSGPTAVLKSAARVNPKYSMLLNQKFLPMFLEGNNKALFMSYIKTWADLGCWHIQFNVVKPEVLLDAQKHPENYGNLIVRVAGYSAHFVDLSKGLQDEIIHRSTQCF from the coding sequence ATGGTGCAAATGAAATCACGCCAAGAGCAAAAGTCATCCCGATTCGCCAGCGGCGAGAGGGCTCAAAAGCTGAAGAGCAAAAGGGTTCGCAAAAGCATGATAGTCTCCGTGGTAGAGGGCCCGAGGGGCCCGAAGAATGTGTACACGTATCTGCCGGGGGTCAGGATTTGCCTGGAGACGGCCAGACTGCTGACCGAATCCTATAAGTCCACTGAGGGGCAACCTGAGGTCATCCGGAGAGCCATGGCTCTGGATCATATCCTGAGCAACATGACAATCTATATCAGCGATGACGAACTGATTGTAGGGAATTTTGCCAGCGATCCTTATGGGCTGCCCATTCACCCGGAACTTCAGTGGAGGGATATGGACGCCGTCATTAAGGGCGATCTGAAGCACATGGTGGATGAACGCGGCAAGGCAGATTGGGAAGAGATTCGCAACTACTGGGAGGGAAAGACGGTTGATGACAGAATGCTCGCCATTCTGCCGGCTGAGGTAAAGAAAGTTCTGGGGCCGACGGGCAGGACAGAGATGACCTGGGCGGCTCAGTGGGGATCTCAGAAGGGATTGGGGTCTCCCAATTATCAAACGCTCTTCGATCTGGGTTTCAACGGAATCATCAAGAAGGCCGAAGACAGGCTGCTCCAGCTTGAAGACGAATTCAATAGCGGGAATATCTCCGGCGATGAATACATCGATAAACGCAACAATGTCCAGGCCATGATCATCGCCAGCAAGGCATCGATCAAGTTCGCCGGCAGATATGCAGCACTGGCCAGAGAGAAGGCATCTGCAGAGCAGAGTGACGAGCGTCGCCAAGAGCTTCTGGAGATCGCTGAGGTATGCGATTGGATACCCGGCAATCCCGCGCGGACTCTCCGCGAGGCTGTGCAGGCATGGTTTTTAAATCACATGGTCACGCGGTACATTGAGTATCATGGCTCCGGCGAGGGGAGCCGGCTGGATGTATTGATGAACCCCTTCTATCAGAGGGATCTCGAGGCGGGGAGGATCACCCAGGAACAGGCCCAGGAGCTTCTTGAATGTACCTGGATGAAGATGGAGGAACTGGGAGAGATTGAGACCTCGGCGGTTCATCGTAACGAGGAAGGCGGCAGCCTGTATCAGATCATCAATATCGGCGGCATCACCGAGGACGGTGACGATGCCACCAATGATATGTCGTTCCTGATCCTCGATGCCTGTCAATCGATCCAGTGTATCCAGCCCAGCATCGTGCTGAGATATCACACCAACATAAATCCGGAGCTGATCAGCCGGGCAGTAGATATGCTTCGAACAGGCATCGGTCATCCGGCGTTCATCAACGACGCCGTGTGCATCCCCTATCTGGTGAACCGAGGGATTCCGCTGAGAGATGCGCGGAACTGGGCATCCGGCGGATGTCTCCAGCCGATCATTCCCGGCAAAGCGATGCAGAAAACTCACGGCGCGGCGGCGGCGATCCTCCTGCCCAAGGTCTTCGAAATCGCTATGAACCAGGGCAAGAGCATGCAGACCGGGATACAGCTGGGCCTGGTTACTCCTGATCCCACCACGTTCAAATCGCTCGACGACATGATGGACGCTTACGAAACCCAGTGGAGACATCAAATCGCGCACGTGGTGAAGGTAGACGAGCTGACCTGCAGTCTCTACAGGCGGTATCATCAGCGGCCGCTCATGTCGGCTCTGACGGACGATTGCATCGAGCGAGGCCAGGATTGCATGGACGAATTCTACCATGACCTGTCCACCATCCACATCGCCGGTCAGATGAACGTCATCGACTCGATGGCGGCCATCAAGAAGCTGGTGTTTGATGAAAAGACCGTGAGCATGGCTGAGCTGCTCGACGCCTGGAAAAACAGTTTCAAGGGCAAAGAGGAGCTGTTCAAGAAACTGAGGAAGGCTCCGAAGTTCGGGAATGACGACGAATATGTTGACCTGATCGCGCGGGAAGTCTGCAATCGCCAGCAAGCGGTGGTTGAGAGCTTCCACACAGAATCCGGCTGCATGTATACCATCGAAGGGAGCACGGCCACGGCGTACTTCCCGTGGAGCTTGAGGCAGCTGGCAACTCCCGATGGGAGAAGAGCCGATGAGTCATTTGCCGATGGCAGCATCTCCCCGATGCACGGGAGAGATACCAGCGGGCCAACGGCAGTACTGAAATCGGCAGCCAGGGTGAATCCGAAATACTCCATGCTGCTGAACCAGAAATTCCTGCCGATGTTCCTTGAGGGAAACAACAAGGCGCTGTTTATGTCCTATATCAAAACATGGGCTGATCTGGGATGCTGGCATATCCAGTTCAACGTGGTCAAACCCGAGGTTCTGCTGGATGCCCAGAAACATCCGGAGAACTACGGCAACTTGATCGTCAGGGTAGCGGGGTATAGCGCTCACTTTGTGGACCTGAGCAAGGGGCTTCAGGACGAGATCATTCATCGTTCGACACAGTGTTTCTAA
- a CDS encoding zinc-ribbon domain containing protein, which yields MSFTDRELQCADCGAKFTFTASEQEFFANKGFTNDPKRCPDCRATRKQERGGGSGGFGGARRQMYPAVCAACGTETEVPFEPRQDRPVYCSQCYSSQGGGSKSRR from the coding sequence ATGAGTTTCACCGATAGGGAGTTGCAGTGTGCTGACTGCGGGGCCAAGTTCACTTTCACTGCGAGTGAACAGGAGTTCTTCGCCAACAAAGGGTTCACCAATGATCCCAAGCGGTGCCCGGACTGCCGCGCTACAAGGAAGCAGGAGCGCGGAGGTGGATCTGGTGGTTTTGGTGGTGCCCGCAGGCAGATGTATCCGGCGGTGTGTGCCGCATGCGGTACTGAAACTGAAGTGCCCTTCGAGCCTCGCCAGGACCGGCCGGTGTATTGCAGCCAGTGCTACAGCAGCCAGGGTGGCGGATCCAAAAGCAGACGATAG
- a CDS encoding hydrophobe/amphiphile efflux-3 (HAE3) family transporter, with translation MLEKISGAWFGLIRSKPIIWIIVALVLLIPAGILATKVSFGSDYTTIMRKDSQGYKEMVEFDKYFASENELVIMEAPHDVLVNEQNFAALKKMEGEIRALPNAFNVSSPAFMVEFMKQMMGTPNAAPDDLIYDPATGKMRTTFSSFFFNPDAMRLIVNLKGDLKLEDKADLDAGMKKAAAEAGFSPDVKITVTGVSSVIDYANTEIAGALTVIMIIAFVLMFLILLFFFKMRGFFAWRFLALGVVGIGLVYTFGIMGIVDLNIALASVGAFPILLGLGVDYVVQFHNRYDEEQRNGKTADEAGLAAFTHIGPPIIMAVVVGCVGFATALLSKTPMVQDFGWMLIIGALILLIVAPTILMASLYRRDRNKPAKADKDVVPPVLERWLGHLAPRVVKYAIPIIIIGVILTGLGWAVEGKIKTTAVATDFVGGNVQVTKDFKHMVDLANGASASMSFIEVPDATDPKVLQWMVERKQYALSTYGRAEGKGTVNGQTSIADLIMNFSGGKLPATAEQAKAIVNMIPEPLKKNFISPDFTKANIATGLQTYDQESYYVGRDELTDIFGPNTPPPGATQYIAWTGTISMSTTVADDLADSREKMTFWGIGLCLIALLVMFRLNWKRVITAALPIGLILGWSNGLTWLMDIKVNPVMATMTALILGIGTEFTILLLMRYYEERDKGTSPIKSMSIAQTKIGRAIVISGLMVIIGFGSMIFAFDFPIIADFGTLTVIDMAMCIISTLVVLPAIVVTFDLWREGTENVKETAQA, from the coding sequence GTGTTAGAGAAAATAAGCGGAGCCTGGTTTGGACTGATCCGGAGCAAGCCGATTATATGGATTATAGTGGCTCTAGTATTATTGATTCCGGCGGGGATATTGGCCACAAAAGTGTCGTTTGGTTCCGACTATACCACCATAATGAGGAAAGACTCTCAGGGGTACAAGGAGATGGTGGAATTCGACAAGTACTTTGCCAGCGAAAATGAGCTGGTGATCATGGAGGCTCCCCATGACGTCTTGGTTAATGAGCAGAACTTCGCTGCCCTCAAGAAAATGGAGGGCGAGATAAGAGCGCTCCCTAACGCGTTCAACGTGTCCAGCCCTGCATTCATGGTCGAGTTCATGAAGCAAATGATGGGCACGCCGAATGCTGCCCCGGATGATCTGATTTACGATCCTGCCACCGGCAAGATGCGGACCACGTTCAGCAGCTTCTTCTTCAATCCGGATGCCATGCGTCTGATCGTAAACCTCAAAGGAGACCTCAAGCTTGAGGATAAGGCTGATCTCGATGCGGGCATGAAAAAGGCTGCCGCCGAAGCGGGTTTCTCACCGGACGTGAAGATCACCGTTACCGGGGTGTCCTCTGTCATCGACTATGCCAATACTGAGATTGCCGGCGCCTTGACCGTCATCATGATAATCGCCTTTGTATTGATGTTCCTGATACTGCTCTTCTTCTTCAAGATGCGCGGCTTCTTCGCATGGCGGTTTCTGGCTCTCGGCGTGGTAGGCATCGGCCTCGTCTATACGTTCGGAATCATGGGCATCGTCGATCTCAATATCGCCCTGGCTTCCGTGGGCGCTTTCCCCATCTTACTGGGTTTGGGAGTGGACTATGTGGTCCAATTCCATAACCGCTACGATGAGGAACAGAGAAACGGGAAGACCGCCGACGAAGCGGGATTGGCAGCCTTCACCCATATCGGGCCGCCCATTATCATGGCTGTGGTCGTCGGTTGTGTGGGCTTCGCCACGGCTCTCCTCTCCAAGACTCCGATGGTTCAGGATTTCGGCTGGATGCTGATCATCGGTGCGCTCATTCTTCTGATTGTTGCGCCTACTATTCTCATGGCCAGCTTGTATCGTCGAGATCGGAATAAGCCGGCCAAAGCAGATAAAGACGTTGTCCCCCCTGTTCTGGAAAGATGGCTGGGACATCTTGCGCCCAGGGTGGTCAAATATGCCATCCCCATTATTATCATCGGCGTCATACTGACAGGACTGGGATGGGCCGTAGAAGGGAAGATCAAGACTACGGCCGTAGCCACGGATTTCGTGGGCGGTAACGTGCAAGTTACCAAAGATTTCAAACACATGGTCGATCTGGCTAATGGGGCGTCCGCTTCGATGTCATTTATTGAAGTTCCGGACGCAACCGATCCCAAGGTGCTTCAGTGGATGGTTGAGCGCAAGCAATACGCATTGTCCACGTACGGGAGAGCGGAAGGGAAAGGCACTGTCAACGGGCAAACCTCAATCGCTGACCTGATCATGAATTTCAGCGGCGGAAAGTTACCGGCTACTGCTGAACAGGCCAAGGCCATCGTGAATATGATCCCTGAGCCGCTGAAGAAAAACTTCATCTCTCCGGACTTCACAAAGGCCAACATTGCGACCGGTCTGCAAACCTACGATCAGGAGTCCTACTATGTCGGGAGGGATGAGTTGACGGATATTTTCGGCCCAAACACACCACCTCCCGGCGCGACCCAGTATATTGCCTGGACAGGCACGATCTCCATGTCCACCACAGTCGCCGATGACCTGGCCGACAGCCGCGAAAAGATGACGTTTTGGGGAATCGGCCTCTGTCTGATCGCCCTGCTGGTCATGTTCCGGCTTAACTGGAAAAGGGTTATCACTGCTGCCCTTCCTATCGGATTGATCCTTGGATGGTCGAACGGCCTGACGTGGTTGATGGATATAAAGGTCAATCCTGTCATGGCGACCATGACCGCTCTGATCCTGGGTATCGGCACCGAATTCACCATTCTGCTGCTGATGCGCTATTATGAAGAGCGGGACAAGGGCACGAGCCCCATTAAATCTATGAGCATTGCCCAGACCAAGATCGGACGCGCCATCGTTATCTCCGGGTTGATGGTGATCATTGGATTCGGCTCGATGATATTTGCCTTTGACTTCCCCATCATTGCCGATTTCGGCACGCTCACCGTCATCGATATGGCTATGTGCATCATCAGCACGCTGGTGGTGCTGCCGGCCATTGTGGTCACCTTCGATCTATGGCGTGAAGGAACAGAGAACGTCAAAGAAACAGCCCAGGCTTGA
- a CDS encoding CoA transferase, with protein MTKMPLEGIRVIEWAMWQMGPSAASMLGDLGAQVIKIEDRIGGDPARGVGSICKAVVKTETRNIFFDAFNRSKQSITLDIQTEQGREIFYQLIEKSDVFLHNMRVGVAERQGIDYATLAKRNPKLIYAHASAFGPKGPDAGRPAVDYVGQSRSAFMTTVGEPQMPPVYAMGTPADQMGALMTVSGIVTALLARERFGIGQKVDISLLGSMVALQTFNVSATLNMGQPLPRMPRAGMGNPIYNHYRCGDDKWLVLAMQQSDRHWPEFCQAVGLENLIDDPRSNTIPARTANAETIIAILDKLFATKPRHEWLKILDGKDFVYGPINDMKDLVRDRQVLENDYIIEYDDPGRGKIKMIGFPVKLSKTPARVQSPIPEFGQHTEEVLEGVLGYSWEKIAQLREQHVI; from the coding sequence ATGACCAAGATGCCATTGGAAGGAATACGAGTCATAGAGTGGGCGATGTGGCAGATGGGCCCATCTGCGGCCAGCATGCTGGGAGATCTGGGTGCCCAGGTTATCAAGATCGAGGACCGGATCGGCGGCGACCCGGCCAGGGGAGTGGGAAGTATCTGCAAGGCGGTGGTGAAAACCGAAACCCGCAATATCTTTTTCGACGCTTTCAATCGCAGCAAACAGAGCATCACCCTGGATATTCAGACCGAGCAAGGAAGAGAGATTTTCTACCAGCTGATAGAGAAATCGGATGTCTTCCTCCATAACATGCGGGTTGGCGTTGCCGAACGCCAGGGAATTGATTATGCCACTTTGGCCAAGCGCAATCCTAAGCTGATCTATGCCCATGCCTCTGCATTCGGACCCAAAGGGCCGGATGCAGGGCGTCCGGCAGTTGACTACGTGGGGCAATCCAGATCGGCATTCATGACCACGGTGGGTGAGCCGCAGATGCCGCCGGTTTATGCCATGGGAACTCCGGCCGATCAGATGGGGGCCCTTATGACCGTGAGCGGGATAGTTACCGCATTGCTTGCCCGGGAGAGGTTCGGGATCGGTCAGAAGGTGGATATCTCCCTTTTGGGAAGCATGGTAGCCCTGCAAACGTTCAACGTATCGGCAACCTTGAATATGGGACAGCCTTTGCCTCGAATGCCTCGAGCCGGGATGGGCAACCCGATCTACAATCACTATAGATGCGGCGATGACAAGTGGCTTGTGCTGGCGATGCAGCAATCGGACAGGCACTGGCCTGAGTTCTGCCAGGCCGTAGGACTGGAGAACTTGATTGACGATCCCCGGTCAAACACCATACCAGCCAGAACCGCTAACGCCGAGACAATCATCGCCATTCTGGACAAGCTTTTTGCCACAAAACCGCGCCATGAGTGGCTGAAAATCCTCGATGGGAAGGATTTCGTCTATGGTCCCATAAACGACATGAAAGATCTGGTTCGCGACCGGCAGGTGCTGGAGAATGACTACATTATCGAATATGACGACCCCGGTAGGGGCAAGATCAAAATGATCGGGTTCCCGGTCAAACTAAGCAAGACACCGGCACGGGTGCAAAGCCCGATCCCCGAGTTCGGGCAGCACACCGAGGAAGTCCTTGAAGGGGTCCTGGGCTATAGCTGGGAGAAGATAGCCCAACTAAGAGAGCAACACGTCATCTAA
- a CDS encoding MMPL family transporter, whose amino-acid sequence MIAKILLGVWNFTQGKAKWILLIAGILLVVAIIGATQVKVTNDYTDYLDPNGQVYKDIDKLNENFSSSTILVIIEGDSTAQIVSDKNLAAMKYFDEHFTPMENVKFVITPEYMVQLAKMRAGGVDDGRPTEQWLIDPQTGQPNQVAAGVFFNPTAARMVLNLKGNLSDSQKHDFIEETKKVVAEGGFENVQTTVTGQLLVVDYMVTNIPKTVSKIMVGAAIAMVIILAVMFRSRGSFLWRWLTLSVIGLAVIYTMGIMGFIDLHITGVSMAVYPILLGLGMDYAIQFYNRYDEENRKGLTAAQSVKNSLEHIGPPLVIAMLVACAAFASVFFARTPMVQGFGKMLIMGVAACLVTCTMLLLPILYLRDRKNDATNKPDEIRDSSIDKMAAFVAHKSVKYIAVILVVAIGLSAYGWSQEHTLKGEVGYKHSIREGSAVMNALQKATDLSGGVIPGDVIVDAPNVLDPAILQWQLDTEKRFMADTGIQNPGHYSGSAQSISDLYMSIFGSLPKDAKTAQSMLGMIPERMWINFVNKDFTQSHIVLMSQSPETEVIKTFYQDVRAYFVNNPEGSKVTVSGDGLLLIELAKDLDDSRTRLTYIGLGFIFAMLLICFKFKIARVITAAVPIVIILGWSAVIMVTKDLGVDTMLALMPAQVMGIGVEFTVLLLMRYYEERDRGGVPMDCMITAMSRIGRAIVVSGLMVAVGFGALYFAKAFPGMSNFGFVTVIDMILVVVSTLIVLPGMVITFDNWNDKRKKVAEPAKQPISQ is encoded by the coding sequence TTGATAGCGAAGATTCTATTGGGGGTATGGAATTTTACTCAAGGCAAGGCCAAGTGGATATTGCTCATTGCAGGCATTTTGCTGGTGGTGGCCATCATCGGAGCCACCCAGGTGAAAGTGACCAATGATTACACAGATTATCTCGATCCGAATGGACAAGTCTACAAGGACATCGATAAGCTGAATGAGAATTTCAGCAGCAGTACGATCCTTGTCATCATTGAAGGCGACAGCACTGCTCAGATCGTCAGCGACAAGAATCTGGCGGCAATGAAGTACTTTGATGAGCACTTCACGCCGATGGAAAACGTGAAGTTCGTTATCACACCGGAGTACATGGTTCAGCTGGCAAAGATGCGAGCCGGCGGTGTCGATGATGGGAGGCCTACCGAACAATGGCTGATCGATCCTCAAACCGGGCAACCCAACCAGGTGGCCGCGGGCGTCTTCTTCAATCCTACGGCCGCCAGGATGGTACTGAACCTCAAAGGCAATCTTAGCGATTCACAAAAGCACGACTTTATAGAAGAGACGAAGAAAGTCGTCGCGGAAGGCGGTTTTGAGAATGTGCAAACAACAGTCACCGGTCAACTCTTGGTAGTTGACTACATGGTAACGAACATCCCCAAAACGGTTAGCAAGATTATGGTTGGTGCCGCAATTGCCATGGTCATCATTCTGGCAGTGATGTTCAGATCTCGCGGTTCCTTCCTCTGGCGATGGTTAACGCTGAGCGTCATTGGGCTCGCTGTCATCTATACCATGGGCATCATGGGATTTATAGACTTGCATATCACCGGTGTCTCTATGGCGGTATACCCCATATTGCTGGGGCTGGGCATGGACTACGCCATCCAGTTCTACAATCGCTATGATGAGGAAAACCGGAAAGGGTTAACGGCCGCGCAGAGCGTGAAAAACTCTCTGGAACATATCGGCCCTCCCCTGGTCATCGCCATGCTGGTGGCTTGTGCCGCTTTCGCCTCAGTGTTCTTTGCCAGAACCCCGATGGTGCAGGGCTTCGGTAAGATGCTGATCATGGGCGTTGCGGCATGTCTGGTCACCTGTACGATGCTCTTGCTCCCTATCCTCTACCTGCGCGATCGAAAGAACGACGCCACCAACAAGCCCGATGAAATAAGAGACTCGTCGATTGATAAGATGGCGGCATTCGTGGCTCACAAATCAGTTAAGTATATCGCCGTTATCCTGGTGGTCGCCATAGGACTTTCAGCCTATGGCTGGAGTCAAGAACACACTCTGAAGGGCGAAGTCGGATATAAGCACAGTATAAGAGAAGGCTCTGCAGTAATGAATGCCCTTCAGAAAGCTACAGACTTATCCGGAGGGGTCATTCCCGGGGATGTGATCGTGGATGCCCCCAATGTCCTTGACCCGGCTATTCTGCAATGGCAGCTGGACACCGAGAAACGATTCATGGCGGATACCGGCATCCAGAATCCGGGCCATTATTCGGGTTCTGCCCAGAGTATATCGGATCTCTATATGTCAATCTTCGGGTCACTCCCCAAAGATGCCAAAACGGCACAATCCATGCTGGGGATGATACCAGAGAGAATGTGGATCAACTTCGTCAACAAGGATTTCACCCAGTCTCATATTGTGTTGATGAGCCAGTCTCCGGAAACTGAAGTTATTAAGACTTTCTACCAGGACGTGAGAGCGTATTTCGTCAACAACCCCGAGGGATCCAAGGTAACAGTGAGCGGTGACGGGCTGCTTCTCATAGAGCTGGCCAAGGATTTGGATGATAGCCGCACCCGGTTGACCTATATCGGGCTGGGATTTATCTTCGCCATGTTGCTGATCTGCTTCAAGTTCAAAATCGCCAGAGTGATCACGGCTGCCGTGCCCATTGTAATTATCCTTGGCTGGTCTGCGGTCATCATGGTCACCAAGGACCTGGGCGTGGACACCATGCTGGCGTTAATGCCGGCCCAGGTGATGGGAATCGGCGTAGAGTTCACCGTCCTGCTGCTAATGCGCTATTACGAGGAGAGAGACAGGGGTGGAGTGCCCATGGATTGCATGATCACGGCCATGAGCCGGATCGGGCGCGCCATTGTGGTTTCAGGCCTGATGGTGGCCGTTGGCTTCGGGGCATTGTATTTTGCCAAAGCCTTCCCAGGGATGAGCAATTTCGGATTCGTCACGGTGATCGACATGATTCTGGTGGTGGTCAGCACATTGATTGTGCTGCCCGGTATGGTGATCACCTTTGACAACTGGAATGACAAACGCAAGAAGGTTGCCGAACCAGCTAAACAGCCAATCAGCCAGTAG